Proteins encoded by one window of Dietzia sp. B32:
- a CDS encoding CoA-binding protein, with translation MTHTNDPAVIKRLLSEKGRWAVAGLSGNTGRTAYRIAAYVRDLGHEIVPVHPKAETVHGQQGYPDLASVPGEVDVVDVFVNSQLAGGVVDDAIAKGARAVWLQLGVIDEAAAQRAKDAGLDVVMDACPAIEAPRLGLA, from the coding sequence ATGACCCATACCAATGACCCGGCCGTCATCAAGCGCCTGCTCTCCGAGAAGGGGCGGTGGGCCGTCGCCGGCCTCTCCGGCAACACCGGGCGCACCGCCTACCGGATCGCCGCCTATGTCCGCGACCTCGGACACGAGATCGTGCCTGTCCACCCGAAGGCGGAGACGGTGCACGGTCAGCAGGGGTACCCGGATCTCGCGTCCGTCCCCGGCGAGGTCGATGTGGTCGACGTGTTCGTGAACTCGCAGCTCGCGGGCGGCGTGGTCGACGACGCGATCGCCAAGGGGGCGAGGGCCGTGTGGCTGCAGCTGGGCGTGATCGACGAGGCCGCGGCGCAGCGGGCGAAGGACGCGGGGTTGGACGTGGTGATGGATGCGTGCCCCGCGATCGAGGCCCCGCGGCTGGGTCTGGCCTGA
- a CDS encoding GNAT family N-acetyltransferase: protein MPAGTSLKLVHNTDRDRFELWDSETFMGLVGYEKDGDVYILLHTVIEERYGQQGIARLLVSLVLTRMRLDGLKIRPVCSYVRRFLVRFPEYQLLVAPQ, encoded by the coding sequence ATGCCCGCTGGAACGTCGCTGAAGTTGGTCCACAACACCGATAGAGACCGCTTTGAACTGTGGGACAGCGAGACCTTCATGGGCCTCGTCGGTTACGAGAAGGACGGCGACGTCTACATCCTGCTCCACACGGTGATCGAGGAGCGGTACGGCCAGCAGGGCATCGCCCGTCTGCTGGTCAGCCTGGTACTCACCCGCATGCGTCTCGACGGGCTCAAGATCCGTCCGGTGTGCAGCTATGTCAGGCGTTTCCTCGTCCGCTTCCCGGAGTACCAACTCCTCGTCGCCCCGCAGTGA
- a CDS encoding peptide deformylase, with amino-acid sequence MAVRPIVILGDPALHAPTEPVTESPEELAGLVQDLYDTMDAANGVGLAANQIGVRKRLFVYDCPDLDTEDGEGVTREEVEARGGWLNRRGCIVNPVLETSEIPETMPDPEDDLEGCLSVPAVNFPRGRAWWARVTGTDEHGEPVSVEGYGLFARCLQHEVGHLDGFLYTDGLIGRNRKAAKRHIRDAGWGVPGLSWDPATDPDPFADEEDDYDDDEVVTDHG; translated from the coding sequence ATGGCCGTCCGTCCCATCGTCATCCTCGGCGATCCCGCGCTCCACGCCCCCACCGAGCCCGTCACCGAGTCCCCCGAGGAACTCGCCGGGCTGGTGCAGGATCTCTACGACACGATGGACGCCGCGAACGGGGTGGGCCTGGCCGCCAACCAGATCGGCGTGCGCAAGCGCCTGTTCGTCTACGACTGCCCCGACCTGGACACCGAGGACGGCGAGGGCGTCACCCGCGAGGAGGTCGAGGCGCGCGGAGGCTGGCTCAACCGCCGCGGGTGCATCGTCAACCCGGTGCTCGAGACCTCCGAGATCCCCGAGACGATGCCGGATCCGGAGGACGACCTCGAGGGCTGCCTGTCCGTCCCCGCGGTCAACTTCCCCCGCGGCCGCGCCTGGTGGGCGCGCGTGACCGGCACCGACGAGCACGGCGAGCCCGTGTCGGTGGAGGGGTACGGACTGTTCGCCCGCTGCCTGCAGCACGAGGTGGGCCATCTCGACGGTTTCCTCTACACCGACGGTCTCATCGGCCGGAACCGCAAGGCCGCCAAGCGGCACATCCGCGACGCCGGGTGGGGCGTGCCCGGCCTGAGCTGGGACCCGGCCACGGATCCGGACCCGTTCGCCGACGAGGAGGACGACTACGACGACGACGAGGTCGTCACCGACCATGGCTGA
- a CDS encoding DUF3263 domain-containing protein: protein MGRTAAAAREVRVERGQDAGDPRAELHAADPVLSDRDRAMLEFERQWWKFAGSKEEAIRQQFDMSGTRYFQILNDLIDRPEALSADPLLVKRLRRMRSSRQKARAARNLGMRLD, encoded by the coding sequence ATGGGTCGGACAGCCGCCGCAGCACGCGAGGTGCGTGTCGAGCGCGGGCAGGATGCCGGGGATCCGCGCGCCGAGCTGCACGCCGCCGATCCCGTCCTGTCCGACCGGGACCGGGCGATGCTCGAGTTCGAGCGGCAGTGGTGGAAGTTCGCCGGCTCCAAGGAGGAGGCGATCCGGCAGCAGTTCGACATGTCCGGCACCCGCTACTTCCAGATCCTCAACGACCTCATCGACCGCCCCGAGGCCCTCTCCGCGGACCCGCTCCTCGTCAAGCGGCTCCGCCGGATGCGTTCCAGCCGACAGAAGGCACGCGCGGCGCGCAACCTGGGAATGCGGCTCGACTGA
- a CDS encoding CD225/dispanin family protein, with amino-acid sequence MTYPPQGNSAGGDYAGGDDANRGSYGQNPYDRSSHGQGAYGQGTYGQGTHGHGSYGHSDYSAQTPTGFGAQTPSFAASGGYGAPAGASPGPPSNVGWAVASILCFWPLSFVAMTRALEVYPLWAAGRHAEAEAASATAKKLGVISLAIVAVLVVLYFIFIFAMVGLASSGF; translated from the coding sequence ATGACCTACCCGCCCCAGGGAAACAGTGCCGGCGGCGACTACGCCGGTGGTGACGACGCCAACCGGGGTTCCTACGGCCAGAACCCGTACGACCGGAGTTCGCACGGTCAGGGTGCCTACGGTCAGGGAACGTACGGACAGGGAACGCACGGACACGGCTCGTACGGGCACAGCGACTACAGCGCCCAGACCCCCACGGGGTTCGGCGCGCAGACCCCGTCATTCGCGGCATCGGGTGGGTACGGCGCACCGGCGGGTGCCAGCCCGGGCCCGCCGTCGAACGTCGGCTGGGCGGTCGCATCGATCCTGTGCTTCTGGCCGCTGTCGTTCGTCGCGATGACCCGCGCTCTGGAGGTCTACCCGTTGTGGGCCGCCGGCCGCCACGCCGAGGCCGAGGCGGCCAGCGCGACCGCCAAGAAGCTCGGCGTGATCTCGCTGGCGATCGTGGCGGTGCTCGTCGTGCTGTACTTCATCTTCATCTTCGCGATGGTGGGGCTGGCCTCGAGCGGCTTCTAG
- a CDS encoding exodeoxyribonuclease III, producing MRLATWNVNSIRARQDRVLAWLERSDVDVLAMQETKCKDEQFPTEAFREAGYEIAHHGLSQWNGVAVASRVGLEDVRLGFDGMPGFHKDPEVSQDPEARAISAVCDGVRVYSLYVPNGRELGDPHYTYKLEWLARLRDHAAAELAADSDAQIALVGDWNVAPLDEDVWDMEVFEGKTHVSGPERLAFAAFDGAGFREVTREHTPGPGVYTYWDYTGLSFPKRKGMRIDFQLHSPALAARVTGASIDREERKGKGASDHAPVVVDLD from the coding sequence ATGCGCCTGGCCACCTGGAATGTGAACTCGATCCGAGCCCGACAAGACCGCGTGCTCGCCTGGCTCGAACGCTCCGACGTCGACGTCCTGGCGATGCAGGAGACCAAGTGCAAGGACGAGCAGTTCCCCACCGAGGCCTTCCGGGAGGCCGGTTACGAGATCGCCCATCACGGGCTGAGCCAGTGGAACGGCGTCGCCGTGGCCTCCCGGGTGGGGCTCGAGGACGTGCGCCTGGGCTTCGACGGGATGCCGGGCTTCCACAAGGACCCCGAGGTCTCGCAGGACCCTGAGGCCCGCGCCATCTCGGCGGTCTGCGACGGCGTCCGCGTGTACAGCCTCTACGTCCCCAACGGCCGTGAGCTGGGCGACCCGCACTACACCTACAAGCTGGAGTGGCTGGCCCGCCTGCGCGATCACGCCGCCGCCGAACTGGCCGCCGACTCCGACGCCCAGATCGCCCTGGTGGGTGACTGGAACGTCGCGCCGCTCGACGAGGACGTGTGGGACATGGAGGTCTTCGAGGGCAAGACCCACGTCTCCGGTCCCGAACGTTTGGCGTTCGCCGCGTTCGACGGCGCCGGGTTCCGCGAGGTCACCCGCGAGCACACCCCCGGACCGGGCGTCTACACCTACTGGGACTACACCGGGCTCAGCTTTCCCAAGCGCAAGGGCATGCGCATCGACTTCCAGCTGCACTCCCCCGCCCTGGCCGCACGCGTGACGGGAGCGTCCATCGACCGCGAGGAACGCAAGGGCAAGGGCGCCTCGGACCACGCGCCCGTCGTCGTGGACCTCGACTGA
- the ppk2 gene encoding polyphosphate kinase 2 → MSTFQLRHYIDRLRAEGFTVRDDHGEDPDLIDIDGRAVDTWRENYPYDERMDRNQYEVEKYLLQIELLKFQNWQAESGHRQVIVFEGRDAAGKGGTIKRFTEYINVRQARVVALVKPTETEMYQWYFQRYIAHLPSRGELVLFDRSWYNRAGVERVMGFCTHSQYETFMEQAPNFEKMLVDSGIGLTKFWFSVTREEQKTRFAIRQLDPVRRWKLSSMDLQSLGKWEEYTVAKEEMFRRTDTEWAPWITIKSNDKKRARINAMRYFLNQFDYPDKDPQVVFDPDPKIVRRGKDAVGD, encoded by the coding sequence ATGTCCACGTTCCAGCTGCGGCACTACATCGACCGGCTCCGCGCCGAGGGTTTCACGGTCCGCGACGACCACGGGGAGGACCCGGACCTCATCGACATCGACGGTCGGGCCGTCGACACCTGGCGGGAGAACTACCCGTACGACGAGCGGATGGACCGCAACCAGTACGAGGTCGAGAAGTACCTGCTGCAGATCGAACTGCTGAAGTTCCAGAACTGGCAGGCGGAATCGGGACACCGGCAGGTGATCGTGTTCGAGGGCCGCGACGCCGCCGGCAAGGGCGGGACCATCAAGCGGTTCACCGAGTACATCAACGTCCGGCAGGCCCGGGTCGTCGCGCTTGTCAAGCCCACCGAGACCGAGATGTACCAGTGGTACTTCCAGCGCTACATCGCCCACCTGCCCAGCCGCGGTGAGCTCGTGCTGTTCGACCGCTCCTGGTACAACCGCGCCGGAGTCGAGCGGGTGATGGGGTTCTGTACGCACTCGCAGTACGAGACGTTCATGGAGCAGGCGCCCAACTTCGAGAAGATGCTGGTCGACTCGGGTATCGGGCTGACCAAGTTCTGGTTCTCCGTCACCCGGGAGGAGCAGAAGACCCGGTTCGCGATCCGGCAACTCGACCCTGTCCGACGGTGGAAACTCTCGTCCATGGACCTGCAGTCCCTGGGCAAGTGGGAGGAGTACACGGTCGCCAAGGAGGAGATGTTCCGTCGTACGGACACCGAGTGGGCACCGTGGATCACCATCAAGTCCAACGACAAGAAGCGGGCCCGCATCAACGCGATGCGCTACTTCCTGAACCAGTTCGACTACCCGGACAAGGACCCCCAGGTGGTGTTCGACCCGGACCCGAAGATCGTCCGCCGCGGCAAGGACGCCGTCGGGGACTGA
- a CDS encoding GNAT family N-acetyltransferase, protein MAEQDRGLSERSRWNAGRRVAVGDRVVVRRHLEAGQTSHLYTDVIGRVVELEPELVVARESGEQVRIPDADVAVLKVVPPRPVRARDIRAREYAGALAWPGREYEIVDGWFCRAGDDWSYRGNSAVPVLPWASCSELDGVRDWYAARGLPLRLVDVERLVTSDRMTLGGVPVDPARIHADRELLLCTVASRDLLTVVDEAFPAATRPPVTLVDRPDDDWLELYHATAGLAPERVRPAMLATAGLVGSGPDAGSPGPGGHAVFARLEEDGELAAIARGAVTTGPDGEARIAVSCVETADAHRRRGLAEVVTGSLVDWGLGLGAQECHLHVFADNAAGRGLWAKLGLEPHHSLRHLVVVD, encoded by the coding sequence ATGGCTGAGCAGGACCGGGGCCTGTCGGAACGGTCCCGGTGGAACGCCGGCCGCCGGGTGGCGGTGGGCGATCGCGTGGTGGTGCGGCGCCATCTGGAGGCGGGCCAGACCTCGCACCTGTACACCGACGTCATCGGTCGCGTGGTCGAACTCGAGCCGGAACTGGTCGTGGCCCGGGAGTCCGGTGAGCAGGTGCGGATCCCCGACGCCGACGTCGCGGTGCTCAAGGTCGTCCCGCCGCGGCCGGTGCGGGCCCGCGACATCCGGGCGCGCGAGTACGCCGGCGCCCTGGCGTGGCCCGGCCGGGAGTACGAGATCGTCGACGGCTGGTTCTGCCGGGCCGGCGACGACTGGTCGTATCGCGGGAACTCGGCCGTGCCCGTCCTTCCGTGGGCCAGCTGTTCCGAACTCGACGGGGTGCGTGACTGGTACGCCGCCCGTGGCCTGCCGCTGCGACTGGTGGACGTGGAACGGCTCGTGACCTCCGACCGGATGACCCTGGGCGGCGTCCCGGTGGACCCGGCACGGATCCACGCCGACCGCGAGCTCCTGCTCTGCACGGTCGCCAGCCGCGACCTGCTCACGGTGGTCGACGAGGCATTCCCCGCGGCCACCCGGCCGCCGGTCACGCTGGTCGATCGTCCCGACGACGACTGGCTGGAGCTCTACCACGCCACCGCCGGCCTCGCCCCCGAGCGCGTCCGGCCCGCGATGCTCGCCACCGCCGGGCTCGTCGGCTCCGGGCCCGACGCCGGTTCCCCCGGCCCCGGCGGCCACGCCGTGTTCGCTCGACTCGAGGAGGACGGGGAGCTGGCCGCGATCGCCCGGGGCGCCGTCACCACCGGTCCCGACGGCGAAGCGCGGATCGCGGTCTCGTGCGTGGAGACCGCGGATGCCCACCGCCGCCGCGGCCTGGCCGAGGTCGTCACCGGCTCGCTCGTCGACTGGGGGCTCGGCCTCGGGGCGCAGGAATGTCACCTGCACGTGTTCGCGGACAACGCCGCCGGACGTGGCCTGTGGGCCAAGCTCGGGCTGGAACCGCACCATTCGCTGCGTCACCTCGTCGTCGTCGACTAG